The Macaca nemestrina isolate mMacNem1 chromosome 1, mMacNem.hap1, whole genome shotgun sequence genome contains the following window.
cttccttcctttcccttccttccttctgctagctCTCAGCATCTAGGCCCTATGCAAATGACTCAGCTCAGTTCACCCTCAGAGGGCTCCATTCTAGTGGTGGGGACTTGAAAACTGATCCTTAGTGCACAGTGGCATGGGTTACATGGGGGGAGTGACAGAGTGCGGTGGGACACGGTGAAGAGACTTTGGAAAAAACTAACCCCTGTTGGGGAAATATAATTTAAGACAAAATCCCCTGCCAATCCAGAAAACCTCTTCACAAGGgtagaaaagcaagaaaacagtATTATTGAATAAGCATTAAACCAGAATGTGATACACTGGTGATCCACTAAAGAGActgcaaagagagaaaaatcttaCCCTTTCATGTAGCCAAGTGAATACAATTTATTGTATCCATTTTCTCAAGATAAACAATAACTGGTCCTCAAGCAAGAGGACTTGGCGGCACCCACTCTAAATTTAcctggtggccgggcgcggtggctcaagcctgtaatcccagcactttgggaggccaagatgggcggatcacgaggtcaggagatcaagaccatcctggctaacacagtgaaaccccctctctactaaatatacaaaaaactagccgggcgaggtggtgggcgcctgtagtcccagctactcgggaggctgaggcaggagaatggcgggaacccgggaggcggagcttgtagtgagccgagatccggccactgcactccagccttggcgacagagcgagactccgtctcaaaaaaaaaaaaaaaaaaattttacctgGTAAGTGGGAAGCCACCTGTGTCTGCTAATTGCCTTTATCCAAAGGAAACATCTATTTCCCCTATCTTTATGACAAGGGGTAGGTTGCAACTAAGAGCTAGGCACCAACTGAAGTTAGGCTCCTACCCTCCCACAGGAACTGAGAGAGAGAGCACTATCCTCCTTAATTATTACATTTCAAAGAGTTGgctcccaggtccttgagaaaaACATTCCGGGGTTGTAAAACTGGCAAGAggtttatttacctttttatttatttttgttgttattgttgagacggagtcttgctctgtcgcccaggctggagtgcagtggccggatctcagctcattgcaagctccgcctcccgggtttacgccattctcctgcctcagcctcccaagtagctgggactacaggcacccgccacctcgcccggctagttttttgtattttttagtagagatggggtttcactgtgttcgccaggatggtctcgatctcctgaccttgtgatccgcccgtctcggcctcccaaagtgctgggattacaggcttgagccaccgcgcccggcctatttaccTTTTAAGCAGTAGAAAAAGTATTCAcaattacaagttttctaaagtaaatgctttCAGAAAAGTGAGAAGAAGGAGTCTTTTCCCTTTTTGCTCCAGGGAAaattaaattctctttttcttctaatttgtATTCACCCTTACACCACTGTTTCACAAATAACACCACCGTTAAGATTTACTAAATGCTCACTATATACCATGTGCTCTGCATACAACTGCCTCagttaatcctctcaacaacctAAAAGAGAGATATTGTTATTACTACCCCTACAGGGCCCacaaaggttaagtgacttgcccacaaGATCACACGTTGAGTAAATGGCTGAGTTAGGATTCCAGACCAGGGCTGTACGATTCCAAACTCAACGACTTTAGTCTCCAGGCTACCAGGCTGCCAGAGACACGGCTGAAATCCAGTATTAGTTCTTACAGGGTCCCATCCTTGACTAAGGGActgaggggtggggtggagaagGGATTGGGTTGGGGGTAGAAGGCTACCGCAGGCGCCATGGATCTCCCACAATAACCCCGGCCCGAGGGCCAGGAATGTACTGAGAGATTAAGGACGGGATGCATGCCCTCCAAAAAGTGGCATTTTAGAATTTATACAGCACCCCAGCACACTGCTAAACGTGGGCACACAACCATCACGGCCCGATCACGCGCAGCGGGAACCCGGTCTCTGAGCTCCACCCCGTGTGTCGCGTCATCAGAGTCCCGCCGGCCAATCCATTCTCTCGGTCTTCGTCTGCTCCGGTATTGCAACTGCCTCCATTGATCGAGCCTGGGCCAGCATGGCGGCGCCCATGTAACCCGGCCCGCGCCGCAAAGGGAACGACGGCGGCAGCGCGGGCCCCGCGGGGGTTAGAGGTCATCATGCTCAGGGTCGCGTGGAGGGCGCTGAGTTTGATTCGGACCCAGGCGCCAGTCCTCGGGCTGCCGGGCGGTGGAAGCGCCAGGTTTCCTTTCAACCAGCGGGGCCTGCAGCCTCGAAGTGAGGAGCTGAGAAATGGGACGGCGGGCGTCGGGAAACAGGGTTCGGCGGCGATAGGGAATAAGGAAGGACAGGAGTAGGGGAGATGTACAGCGATCAGGATAAGGGGGAAAGGGCGGTGGTTGCGCAAGAGGTGAAACAAGGTGTGAGAGACAAGGAAGGGGTAGGGAAGAAATGGGGCAGCGGTTAGGCCCCGAAGCCCATAAACCGTGGCGGACGGACAATGCGAGAGGCCCAGAAAAGAATTGAGGGTGGACTATTTAAGGAGATGGGCCTCAGCCTTCTCTTTTCTGCGTAGGTCTCCTCCTCCAGGCCGCGCGCGGATATGTCATCCAGAACCCAGGTAGGAGTTCCTGAGGTGGGACTTGGGGCGGAAGAGAGACCTCCTGGAAGGCTGGGGTGGGTAAGGGGACCGATGTGGCGAGTTAGAGCCACTAGATGGGGTGAGCCAGAGGTCCTGAGCAAAAGACTCCACGTCTACCTTATACAAAGCCCTAGGCCTGCTGCCTGTATAGAGAGAGAGGTGTTAAGGGCGGGAGCAGGTGAATGAGTGAAAATGAGCTTGCCAGAGGGAGTGCATGGCTGGCACCACCCAGGCCTACCTAGAGTATGGCACTTTGTGTCTGCGCTTCTGAGATGCAGGATGTAGTTTCCCATTGCAACTCAGTATGTGTAGTAGTTAAGATCCTTCTTATTAGGTAAATGATATGGGGAGAGGTACTTCCTCTTTCTGattcttatttctaaaatgagtGTGAAAGTATCGATTTGCAAGGATTGTTAGGATTCAGCGATAATACATGAAAAGCATCCTTAACACTGTGCTCAATTAAACATATTAGTAGTATATATTAGAATTTATTATCcggggccggatgcagtggcttacgcctgtaatctcaacactttgggaggccgaggtgggtggatcacttgagttcaggagttcgagaccagcctggccaacatggtgaaacctcctctctactaaaaatacaaaaaaaaaaaaaaagccgggtgtggtagcgcgcgcctttaatcccagctactcaagaggctgaggcaggagaatcgcttgaacctgggaggtggaggttgcagtgagccgaccatgccactgtactccaccctgggtgacagagcgagactccatctcaaaaaacaaaaaaagaaaaagaaattattggcTGGACATGgccccaacattttgggaggccaaggctggaggatcacttgaggccagaagttcaagaccagcctgagcaacatagcacgacccagtctctacaaaaaataaaataagtagaatttattgctattaatatgtttgtgatataatttttttttctgcctccctaTCAGAACCAACTTGAGCTGTTACAGACAGAAGAGGCCCGTTAATGTTATTTGCATAGCAGGGTCTGACTGGAGAGGATAAGTCCATCCACCCTATGCCTCTTTCTCATCTCCAAGGGATAGCAGGGGTGCACACACCCAGACTGAGGTTCTCCTGTGATCTCTACCTGGTACTTACATTTCAGGCATCGTACAGCTAGCTGCCTTTCCTCAACCCCCTTAATTCATTCATGCAGTCAGCCAGCAAGTGTTTGCTGAGTGCCTAGTCTAGGCTGAGCCATGGGTCAGACTATGGTGGATTCCAAAGGAGTCAAACTCTGTCCTGTCTGCAGGAGGACCCATCCTAGTGGGGGATCTGAGAACTGTAGAGCCAGATAGGTGTGTGAAAGGTGCAGGCACAGTGTAGGGTCTTGGGAAAAGCCACCTACTCCCAGCATGAAATATCAAAGCAGGTGCCCACAGAGTTTGCAGAGGAGAAGCTGAGCCGAGAGATATGCAGTGCTTTGCTTGAGACCCTGGATGTCCCTTCTGGAGTTGGAGAGTGGGTGAGAAGAGCCAGGTCTGGGAGGGTGGGCAGCGAGAGTTGACTCTGGGTGTTTTCTATCCCCATATTTACTTgacagcccagcctgggcagaatGATGACCCACCTCCTTCTACACTGCTCAAAGACTACCAGAATGTCCCTGGAATTGAGAAGTAAGCAGGAAGAAACCTAGTAGAGGAGGCAGGGGGCCCTGGGAGGATTGTCGGGGAGTGGGAAAGACAGTGGCTTTGAGACTTGGCTTGCTGTAGCTGAAGCTTGATCTAGAAGGAGGCAGGGGCCCAGGTGTGGTGAGGGTGGGTGGTCAGCAAGGCAGATGGCACTCATGAAGCTCGGCTACTTGGGGGTTTTTTTGTACTCTGAACACCCTGTACCACTAGATTCCAAAGAGCTAACATACTTCACAGGTCTTTGTAGAAATCTCTTCTCTTGTTCCTCACAAAAGCTGTatgtctccattttataaattttcaagCTGCCCGGTGTCATACAGTTCTAAGGGGCAGAGCTAGAGTTTGAATCCAGGGCTGACTGACACCAAAGCCAGAGGCCCTCTGCTCAGCTCCTGTCCAGTGTGGTGGGAGCTCGTCAGTCCCTCCCACTGTGCAATTTAACTTGAAATGTCTCAAAACAGATCGAACCATGTTGTAGCTAAAATGGAAAtcctctccttggcctccctatGATGAGACCGAAACAGTCGAGCTAACAGCCCCAATTTCTATAGTTTTCAGCCCAGCAAGCCAGATCCACACTGACTTTTAATTTCTGGGAAATGGCTCCCCACCTCCAGGGAGATTCATTTGCTACAGAAGGAATTTTTCAATCATCTTTGCTTTTCAAACTAAAATGAACCAGCATTgctttcctctccccttctcctccctatGTCTGTCTCATTGCTGTGGTTTTTCCACAGGGTTGATGATGTCGTGAAAAGACTCTTGTCTTTGGAAATGGCCAACAAGGTGAGCAGCCTCTgccaagcctcagcctcccgcagtCTTCTCCTCTGGGACTCCCTCCTACCCTGGTTAGCACCCCCCATCTCATGCTTCTCCAGTCACAGCACTTAGCCCATTGTCATTCTGTGTCCACTTGTCAATATCCCTAGACAGAGCATCTTCAGGGCAGGGACACTTTTGTTCCCCCACCATACCCCTAGCACCTGACAAACAGGtgctcagtgaatgaatgaatgaatgagcaagcTTTGGGGACATTCATGCAACAAGTCATTTCCCCTGTCAGTGGCTTTGGCTTTGGGCTCACCTGGATGTGGACAGCCATGTGGTtggtcaaggccacagtgagcagAGTGAAGTCAGGCCCTGAGCCTTATGGCCCTAGTTGCTATAACTGTAGCCAGGGTCCTTGAGGGGAAGAGGGCTAGTTCTTAGAGGGTGGGAGACTCCACaaattttctttgtctcttcaaCAGAAGGAGATGCTAAAAATGAAGCAAGAACAGTTGATGAAGAAGATTGATGCAAACCCGGAGGACACCAGATCCCTGGAGGCTCGAAGTTGGTCGGGGACCCTTGGGGAGTAGGGGGTGTAGGGAAGCCTGCTAGCTGGGACCTGATCTAGGGCTCTTGTCTACAGCACATGCACATGGGCTTGGGAAAGGGAGAGATATGACCTAGGGCAATGAAAACGACCCTGTATCCCAAGCTCTGATGCTGAAGTCAATGCCCAGTTGGACCTTGTACCTCTGTGTGAGCTTGCGTAAGTCACCAACCCTCTCTTGGAGCACctgcttcctcatctggaaaTGGGGGAATAAGGGAGAGCAGAGCAGAGGTAATGTTACCCAcctcatggcagcactgtgagaggcAGCCAGGGGATGTAAACACACCTTGGAAACTAAAGCTCACGATGTATGATAATAGTAAGActagactgggcgtggtggctcacgcctttaatcccagcactttgggaggccgaggcaggtggatcacgaggtcaggagataaagaccatcctggctaacaggtgaaacccagtctctactaaaaatacaaaaagttggctgggcgtgatggctcacgcctgtaatcccagcactttgggaggccgaggcaagcggatcatgaggtcaggagatcaataccatcctggctaatatagtgaaaccccgtctctactaaaaatacaaaaaattagccaggcactgtggcgggtgcctgtagtcccagctactcgggaggctgaagcaggagaatggcctgaacccaggaggcggagcttgcagtgagccaagatcataccactgcactccagcctgggagacagagcaagactccatctcaaataaataaacaaatatataaataaaattaaaaaacaaaacaaaaaaaatacaaaaaattagccaggcatggtggtgggcgcctgtagtcccagctacccgggaggctgaaggaggagaatggcatgaatccaggaggtggagcttgcagtaagccaagatctcaccaccgcactccagcctgggcaacagagcgagactcagtctcaaaaatataaaaaaaataatagtaagacTAACATTTACTGAACCCTCATGTGCCAGACAgacaccattttgcattcccaagGGAATAATGTTCCTACTTTGGTTCAGGCTGGAACTGGCAGTAGTCCTCATTAGATGTGAGTGAAAAGCGCCACCATTTCCTTCTCTCGTTGGGTGCAGTTTCTCTTCATTGCCCACTGAGGTAGACTAGTGGACCTGCAGAGGGCCTGCccactttctttcctttgctATTGGCCTATATTACAGccgcctcctcctcttccaccctcctgccttcattcttttcttcttcctgtgcCAGGGATTAAAGTCTGGTGAGTTCATCTTGGATACTAAAACCCCACTGAGAACTGCACTCCAGGGTCCTCCAAAGCCCCTTTTGAGAAGATGAGTTTCAGCCCCCCTTGCCCTGCTGAAGCCCTGGGCTAGGGACCAGCTCAGCCACAAAAGGCCTGCTTATCTTTCCTCATCTGTTTCTGCATTATCACTACTGAAATCCCCAGGTTGGCAGGAACAAATGGCCTGGACTGGCAAGGTGGTTACTGGGGTCCTCTTTAAGCACAggttttgattctttttttttgtttttgagtctgggtctcgctctgtcactcaggctggaatgcagtggcaggcgtgagcatggctcactacagctcgACTTCTGGGGctcagcaattctcctacctcaggctcccgagtagctgggaccaaagacGTGCACGACCATGTCAAgctaatttttatggttttggtagagacaggatttccccatattgcccaggctgatctcaaactcctgagctcaagcagttcacccatgtcagcctcccaaagtgctgggatcataggcatgaccaccacaccaggcccacaGGCGTCACTTCTGCCTTTCCATTAATAGTCAGTTTTCTGAATGCCAGTTGCTTCTAGCATAGTGTCTGCTCTAGAGAACCCCTCAGGAACCAAGGCCCATCTTTCTGTGTTATTCCACTCTACACCTAAGTTGCTGTGATGGAGCCATGTGGTCAGAGTCAGGGTTCCCACTGCACTTTCTGCAGTGCTCCCAGAACTCAATATGTGTACTGGGAAGGGCCTGCTGTCGTGCAGCCTCTTTTGGGGCCAGCTTCTGCTTTTGCTCCCATCTTTGCAGTACAGGGGGTAAATTAAACAAGAGGATGCCTGAACGAAGGATATTCTGGGTTCTTGAGAGACAAGTGGGAGCTGATAATTCTGAAAATTCATTAGTCAAAGCATGGAGATAAAGGTGGCAGCAGGAAGGGGAGAGGCAAGGAGTAGACCCGTGACAGTTTTAGAATCTTATTTGCGCCAAAGTACTTTACTGCATTGGCTTGGACCTCTAGAACAATGTTGAATTGTTAACCATGATAGCATTGTATCCTAGTCTAATTCCTTAATTGAATGGCTAGTCTTACCATTAAGAATGCTAtttgcagctgggcatggtggcgcacgcctgtaatcccatcactttgggaggccgaggcaggtggatcacttgaattcaggagtttgagaccagcctggccaacatggtgaaaccccgtctctaccaaaaatacaaaagttagccatgcctggtggcgggcgcctgtaagctcagctgctctggaggctgaggcaagaaaatcgcctaaacctgagaggcagaggttgcagtgagtcgagatcgcaccactgcactccagcttgggcaacacagcgagactccatctcaaaaaaaaaaaaaatgctatttgcTATGATTTTTGGATGATATCTTTATAATATTAAGGGATGTCCCTTCCttggattttgctttttaaaggaaAGGTAACATCTAAGATAAGCCTTTGAAATCTTGAAATTCAGAGTGCTTTGGGATTTATAGAGAGCTGTACAGAGCATTGGTGATTGTTATTCCTTGAGTTCTTAAAACGTAACCCAGGCCTGGGCCCTTCCTTCCTCTGTGCCCAACTCTCATCCTCTGTGGTTTGTGGTTTCAGTTGTTGCCTTGTCCGTCAAGATCCGCAGTTATGAAGAACACATGCAGAAACATCGAAAGGTAAACTCTGGGCGTCATTCGCAGTTAAACAGCAGCAGCCTGGGGGAAAGGGGTCTGGAGGGGAAGGGCTCTGGGTCCAGAGAAGGAGGCTTAGGAGCCAGTGGGCTGTAGCACCAGAGTGCCCACCCCTCAGCTCCTGTGGGAAAAATGCTTCCCTCCTGCCTTCAGAGGACTTGGAGCCTTACAAGACCATGCTGAGTGTCACCAGCGGTTAAGAACACAAACTTTAGAGCATGTTCACTATGTCTGGCACATGctgagtgctcagtaaatatttgttgaatgcatgaatGGAGTCAGATtgccctgggttcaaatcccagctctgccacttgcacttaactagctgtgtgatgtTAGCCAGGTCTCAGCCTCAGTTCTCTTTTCAGTAAGATGGAGATCATATGAATACCTGCTCACAGGATTGCAAGGATTATgtgaaataatagtaatagccAATGTGATGCATATAAAGTCTTTAGGCCCTGTGCTAAATACTTCACATGCATGCATCTTCTTTGACTGTCATGACTGTCTTTCTTTCCCATCTTAATGAGGAAGAATCTAGTCATGGAGTGATTAAGTTATTCCTCAAGGTAGACCCGCTGGGAGGTGATGTGCTGAGACCTTGAAACAAGGCAGTTTTGCTCCGAggctcatattctttttttttttttttgagacggagccgcgctctgtcacccaggctggagtgtagtggtgcgatctcggctcactgcaacctccgcctcccaggttcaagcaattctcctgtctcagcctcctgagtagctgggactacaggcacgtgctaccacgcccagctaattttttgtattgttagtagagatagagtttcacctgttagccagaatagtcccgatctcctgacctcatgatttgcccgcctcagcctcccaaagtgctgggattacaggcgtgagccaccgtccccagccATATTCTTAACCATTATACCACATctcagcacagtgtctggcacaaagcTGCTGTAATTAGGCAaatgttgttattttctttttctttttttttcttttttttttttgagaccgagtctc
Protein-coding sequences here:
- the LOC105495219 gene encoding small ribosomal subunit protein uS15m, encoding MLRVAWRALSLIRTQAPVLGLPGGGSARFPFNQRGLQPRSLLLQAARGYVIQNPAQPGQNDDPPPSTLLKDYQNVPGIEKVDDVVKRLLSLEMANKKEMLKMKQEQLMKKIDANPEDTRSLEARIVALSVKIRSYEEHMQKHRKDKAHKRYLLMSIDQRKKMLKNLRNTNYDVFEKICRELGIEYTFPPLYYRRAHRRFVTKKALCIRVFQETQKLKKEKRALKAAAAAQKQAKQRSPDSPANTGPETLKDSQ